In one Parambassis ranga chromosome 6, fParRan2.1, whole genome shotgun sequence genomic region, the following are encoded:
- the armc10 gene encoding armadillo repeat-containing protein 10, translating to MGDGTIAPRLGNMKALLGIVAGAGASYGIYKLISGGGLKRNKRSATSESKSSPQCEIKLQPGTLLARVSGLDVVCPRSVDVASGDIIHQSPDNLEPQHLNKLLSCLQTTDNPSDRCRILITLGNSAAFTVNQNLIREFEGIHIIASFLSDPAAEVRVQTLNALNNLCMNIQNQEQIKVYVPQVLELIEMSPVNSDLQLGALRLLTNLSVTDKHQHLLKESVTLLLSLLVVSNEALQVQTLKVLVNLSSNPDMMDDIVQAQAPASVVLLFDERTAPAVLLRLLTFAGNLKAWRPSAQVADELRRKQDCLFRVLLDESSQLHSRLVQLLSHRDGEIQAQVARILT from the exons ATGGGTGATGGCACGATAGCTCCTAGGCTTGGCAACATGAAGGCTTTGCTCGGAATCGTTGccggagctggagcttcttacGGCATATACAAACTTATTAGTGGGGGAGgtttaaagagaaacaaaagaagTGCCACCAGTGAAAGCAAGAGCAGTCCGCAGTGTGAAATTAAGCTACAACCAGGGACCCTCTTGGCCAGAGTATCTGGACTGGATGTTGTGTGTCCTCGATCAGTGGATGTTGCATCAG GTGACATCATTCACCAGTCCCCTGACAACCTGGAGCCACAGCATTTAAATAAGCTGCTGTCATGTCTGCAAACCACCGATAATCCTTCTGACAGATGTCGTATTCTGATTACATTAGGAAACTCTGCTGCATTCACTGTGAATCAG aaTCTAATACGGGAATTTGAAGGGATTCATATCATAGCCAGTTTCCTTTCAGATCCTGCAGCAGAGGTTAGAGTGCAAACTCTGAATGCTTTAAATAATCTGTGTATGAACATCCAAAACCAGGAACAAATAAAG GTTTATGTCCCACAAGTGCTGGAACTGATTGAGATGTCACCAGTAAATTCAGACCTTCAGCTTGGAGCTCTGAGGCTCTTGACaaacctgtcagtcacagaCAAACATCAACACTTGCTGAAGGAATCGGTTACACTTTTACTATCTCTGCTGGTTGTGAGTAATGAAGCATTACAG gtgcAGACTTTGAAAGTCCTAGTGAATTTGTCATCTAATCCAGATATGATGGATGACATTGTTCAAGCTCAG GCACCAGCCTCagtggtgttgttgtttgatGAACGAACAGCCCCTGCGGTGCTTCTGCGACTATTGACCTTTGCAGGAAACTTAAAGGCTTGGAGGCCCTCTGCCCAGGTGGCTGATGAACTGAGGCGGAAACAGGATTGCCTCTTCCGGGTCTTGTTAGATGAATCTTCCCAGCTCCACAGCAGACTGGTGCAGCTGCTTTCACACCGTGATGGGGAGATTCAGGCCCAGGTGGCTCGTATCTTGACATAG